The genome window TGGCAGGCGCCATCCAGGGAGGGACCCTCGCGTTCGTGAGGACGAGGTTCGGGCGCAGGGCATCGCGGCGCTCGAGCGCCAAGTTTCCCCTCGGCTACTTCCTGGTCGCCGCGAAGCCTTCCTCGGCAACTCCAGCGCCGCTGGCCGGCTGACCATGTCCCGCATCCTGGTCGCCGAACCGGTCGCCCAGGCCGGGCTCGAGATCCTCGCCGCTGCCCACGAGACGTCGGTCCGCCTGAACCTGCCGCGCGCTGCTCTGCTGGAGGCGCTGGCCGAGGAGGGGGGCTGGGACGCACTGGTGGTGCGCTCGCAGACGCGGGTCGACGCCGAGCTGCTGGCCACGGCGGCTCCACGCCTGAGCGTGGTCGGCGTCGCCAGCGTGGGTACCGACCGCGTCGACGTGGCCGCCGCGACCCGGGGCGGGGTGATGGTCGTAAACGCGCCCACCGGGAACACCATCGCGGCGGCCGAGCACACGCTGGCGCTGATGCTGGCCCTGCTGCGCCAGATCCCCGGCGCCGACGCGTCGGTGCGCCGCGGGGAATGGGAGCGGGCACGCTTCATCGGCGCCGAGCTGAGGCATCGGACGCTCGGGATCATCGGCCTGGGGAAGATCGGCAAGGAGGTGGCGCGAAGAGCAGCCGCCTTCGAGATGCGGGTGCTGGCCCACGATCCGTTCATGACCGCGGAGCAGGCCGACGAGAACGCCGCGAGGTTGGTCGGCCTGCCCGAGCTGCTGGTGCGGGCAGACGTGATCACCGTTCATGTCCCGCTGACCGCACAGACGCGCGGGCTCATCGGCGAGGCGCAGATCGGCGCCATGAAGCCTGGTGCGGTCCTCCTCAACGTGGCGCGCGGCGGCCTCGTCGACGAATCGGCCCTGGCGCGGGCGCTGCGGGATGGACGGCTGGGCGGAGCGGCGATCGACGTCTTCTCGACTGAGCCGATGGCGGCCGACAATCCGCTCCGCGATGCGCCAAACACGATCCTCACCCCGCACCTCGGGGCGTCGACCTCGGAGGCGCAGGGTCGGGTTGGCGTCGAGATGGCGGAGCAGCTGCTGCTGGCCCTGTCAGGCGTGACGCCGCCGTATGCGCTGAACGCTCCGTCGGTGGCTCGCGAAGTCGCGCCCCAGCTGCACCCGTACGTCGAACTCGGCCGGCGGCTGGCCATCCTGGCGCGGCAGCTCGCCCCGGCCGGGTTCGACGCGGTGACGCTCACCTACGCCGGCGAGATATCCGCCTGGGACGGGGGTCCGATCCGGACCGCTGTGCTGGCGGGCCTGCTCGAGACCATCACCGATCAGCGCGTCAATGCGGTCAATGCCGATGTGGTGGCGCGGGAGCGTGGCCTGACCGTCTCCGAGCGGCGCAGCGATGAGGCCGAACGGTTCGCCTCGCTCGTCAGCCTCGAGGTGGGGGAAGGTGCCGCTCGCGTCGCGCTGGCGGGCTCCACGGCCCACGGCCGGCCGCACCTGGCTGGCCTGGATGGCTTCGCCATCGACGCCGAGCTGGCCGGAACGATCCTGGTCACCCGCCATCGCGACCAGCCTGGGATCGTGGGAGCGGTTGGCAGCGCGCTGGCCGCCGCAGGGGTCAACATCAGCTCGCTCGAGCTCTCGCGCCTCTCGGCCGCGGGCGAGGCGATGATGTTCGTGGCGGTCGACGAGCCCATCCCGGACGGCGTCCTGGACGGATTGCGCGCCGTTCCCGGGATGGTCGAAGCGCGGGTGGTGCAGCTGCCGTCGCCGTCCGTCTGACTGCGTCAGGCCTCAGATACGACGCAGCACCGGCAGGTGCCTTCAACGGCATCGAAGACCGCGGCCGCGGCGGAGCAGCACGGCGCCGATGGGCCGATCACCGTCAGCTCATTTCCGCTGGCGAGGTGGCCCTGCAACTCGGCCAGGCGCTCGTCCAGTCGACGGAGCTCATCGATTCGGGCGCGGACATCGGATCGGCGCGCCGTGATCAACGCCGGGAGGTTCGACGAGGTAGCCTCGCAATGCCCAGCGTGGCACCACGACGCGAGCTGCGCAGCCTCCTCGAGCGGCAGGTCGATGCGCCGGAGGTTGAGGAGCAGGCGCAGGTGCTCCACGTCCTCGGCCCGGTAGGTGCGGTACCCATTGTCAGCCCGTTCCGGCCGTGGCAGCCACCCCTCGCGCTCGTAGAAGCGCAGCGTATCGGTGCGCACCCCCAGCTCCCGTGCGAGCTCACCGATCCGCATCATTCACCTCCAGTGCATCCGCCAAGCGGTCCAGATTCGAGCGCTGCCCGGCCGCCAGCGCGGCTGCGGACGCGGGGCCGTACCAACGACCCAGAAGTCGCGTCGCGTCCTCTTCGCGGGTGAGCTCGTAGCGGACCGCCAGGCGCCCGACGCCGGGCACACTCGCCCGGCGCACGAAGGCCTCGAACGGCCGCCACTCGAGAATCTCCTCGACCGACGCCAATCGGTCCGCGACGCAGGCATTCATGGTGCCGACCCCACGCCGGCCGGCCACGGTGGCCTCCTCGACTCGCTCGATCCCCTCCCACCCCGGGCGAAGTCGCGGCGAGGTGAGCTGTTCCCATACCGCCATGGGCATCGCGTCGAGGCGGAGCTCGGCCTCTGCCAATGCGGCGCGCCGTGGTGGCGCCCACGGACGCCCCTGCGTGGCCGTGCGGTGATCCAGGTCGAGCAGGTGCACCGGCACCTCCCCGAGATGCTCAAACTGCTCGGTAGCGGAGACCAGGCCCAGGGCTTCAGCGTCCAGCCCCAGCGCCTCAACTAGGGCGCCGGTCAGCAGGGCATAGCGGGCGAAGCCCGCCGCGCCCGGCGACGCAGCCTTCAGGAGGCGATGGGCGATGATCGCATCGGTGCCGGCCAACTCCTCGCGCCCGGCGACGCGGTGCCTCACAACGCTCCCGGCGTGCACCGCGAACTTGAGATCGAGGTCGGGTACCCGACTGCAGGAATCGCAATCGCAGGTGGTCGCTCCGGTTACGCTCTGCATCCGCCGACGGAAGGCGTCGTAGGCCGCGTCGATGGCGTCGAGCAGCATCGGCCCATCCAGGCGGTCGAGGGGTGCGACGAGGAAGGCCGCGTCCCCCTCCAGCTTGGCAAGCCGGAAGGTGGGGCGCAGCTGTCGCACCACGGTCTCGACCAGGTCCCCGGCAAGCGCCGCCGCGTGGTCGGGTTCCGAGTTGGCGAGGTAGGCGGTGTATCCGGAGAGGTCGGCGAGCAGGAGGCAGACCCGCTCCAGGGAGGTGCCGGTCGTCATGGCACGTGCAGCCTGAACCATGGATTTACTCGAAGGTCGGGTCTCACCTCATGCATAAGGGATCATGTTGTTCTCCGTTCCTCATCGCTGCCCAACTCCAGGTCGAGCACCTGGCTGACCCGAACCTTAGACCTTGGAGTAACTCCAATGTCAAGCGGGAATCTTGCGGCGCACCCTCCGGCGCCCCGCCAGCCAGGAGCGCCGGCCGGACGCAGCCGCTGGAACCGTCATCACCCGAGATGAGTTCCAACCATTGCGCCGGCCGACCCCGGGTGCCAGCCGAGCCTTCGCATTGAGGTTGCCGAACAGCTCCTGCAGGTCGGCAAGCTCGGTCTTCACCTCGACGACTGCCAAGACGCGGCTCGCCTGGTCAAACGCGAGCAGGTCGATCCGCCCGCGCTCGCCGTACTCGCTGTAGCTCGACTCGGCCTCCACCTGCCAACCAGCCTCGGCCAGCGAAGCGGCCATGGTCTCGACGATCGCCGCGTGCTCCTCGTCCAGCAAGCGCGCCACGTCAGCGCCTCGTCCCGCAACGCGCCACTCGACCCGAATGTCCAGGACAGCGGCATGCGCACGAACGACGGATACCGACGTGATCGAGCCCAGCTCAGTGCGGCCGATCGTCGCCGGCGAGAGGCCGGTCCGATCAGCCACGTCCCGAAGGCGCCAGCCACGACGGATGCGCAACATGCGGAGGAGTCGTCCAACCTCGAGATCACGCACGGAATGCGATGGTGCTCAGCCGTCCTTACTGGGCGATGACCGGGGGCTTATTTCTCGCGGACGGGGTGTTCTGACCGAAAGGCCCGTCGCCGGCGACCTATCTCCCGCTCGGTGCGAAGTATCAGTTCGTGGATGGCCTTCGCAGTGCGTACTGGAAAGTTCTTCCCCAAGGCAGAGAATTAGCTCTCGACGAGCGCGAACGCCGTCGCGGG of Chloroflexota bacterium contains these proteins:
- a CDS encoding helix-turn-helix domain-containing protein: MRDLEVGRLLRMLRIRRGWRLRDVADRTGLSPATIGRTELGSITSVSVVRAHAAVLDIRVEWRVAGRGADVARLLDEEHAAIVETMAASLAEAGWQVEAESSYSEYGERGRIDLLAFDQASRVLAVVEVKTELADLQELFGNLNAKARLAPGVGRRNGWNSSRVMTVPAAASGRRSWLAGRRRVRRKIPA
- a CDS encoding DUF2652 domain-containing protein, whose protein sequence is MTTGTSLERVCLLLADLSGYTAYLANSEPDHAAALAGDLVETVVRQLRPTFRLAKLEGDAAFLVAPLDRLDGPMLLDAIDAAYDAFRRRMQSVTGATTCDCDSCSRVPDLDLKFAVHAGSVVRHRVAGREELAGTDAIIAHRLLKAASPGAAGFARYALLTGALVEALGLDAEALGLVSATEQFEHLGEVPVHLLDLDHRTATQGRPWAPPRRAALAEAELRLDAMPMAVWEQLTSPRLRPGWEGIERVEEATVAGRRGVGTMNACVADRLASVEEILEWRPFEAFVRRASVPGVGRLAVRYELTREEDATRLLGRWYGPASAAALAAGQRSNLDRLADALEVNDADR
- a CDS encoding MerR family transcriptional regulator; amino-acid sequence: MMRIGELARELGVRTDTLRFYEREGWLPRPERADNGYRTYRAEDVEHLRLLLNLRRIDLPLEEAAQLASWCHAGHCEATSSNLPALITARRSDVRARIDELRRLDERLAELQGHLASGNELTVIGPSAPCCSAAAAVFDAVEGTCRCCVVSEA
- the serA gene encoding phosphoglycerate dehydrogenase — its product is MSRILVAEPVAQAGLEILAAAHETSVRLNLPRAALLEALAEEGGWDALVVRSQTRVDAELLATAAPRLSVVGVASVGTDRVDVAAATRGGVMVVNAPTGNTIAAAEHTLALMLALLRQIPGADASVRRGEWERARFIGAELRHRTLGIIGLGKIGKEVARRAAAFEMRVLAHDPFMTAEQADENAARLVGLPELLVRADVITVHVPLTAQTRGLIGEAQIGAMKPGAVLLNVARGGLVDESALARALRDGRLGGAAIDVFSTEPMAADNPLRDAPNTILTPHLGASTSEAQGRVGVEMAEQLLLALSGVTPPYALNAPSVAREVAPQLHPYVELGRRLAILARQLAPAGFDAVTLTYAGEISAWDGGPIRTAVLAGLLETITDQRVNAVNADVVARERGLTVSERRSDEAERFASLVSLEVGEGAARVALAGSTAHGRPHLAGLDGFAIDAELAGTILVTRHRDQPGIVGAVGSALAAAGVNISSLELSRLSAAGEAMMFVAVDEPIPDGVLDGLRAVPGMVEARVVQLPSPSV